Genomic segment of Thermoanaerobaculia bacterium:
GGCGATCCTCCTCTTCGGCGCGCGCCGTGACGAAGATCACCGGAGCGTCTCCTTCGGCGCGAACCGCGCGGCAGACGGCGTCCCCGCTCACGCCCGGGAGCATCCGGTCGAGGAGGACGAGATCGGGAGGCTCGCTCCGAAGGACGCGAAGGGCCTCGTCCCCGCGCGTCGCGACGACGACGCGGTACCCCGCGTTCTGCAGGTAGAGGCGCAGGAGTCCCGCGGTCTTCGCGTCGTCTTCCGCGACGAGGATCGTCGCGGGCGTCAT
This window contains:
- a CDS encoding response regulator is translated as MTPATILVAEDDAKTAGLLRLYLQNAGYRVVVATRGDEALRVLRSEPPDLVLLDRMLPGVSGDAVCRAVRAEGDAPVIFVTARAEEEDR